In Thermoplasmata archaeon, one genomic interval encodes:
- a CDS encoding amidohydrolase family protein, with amino-acid sequence MKFSGIILWNDKVIQGTVEIENETVIDLTPKKSDALNGVFLPYFINMHTHLGDSFIMEEPVGSISDIVGPGGLKARALEHVNKKRQQIEIVNNLKIMAKEHVSTFLDFREQGIYGIELLKEVLPDTLNCLILSRPAKNDEFNAKEIDALLDNSAGIGLSSISDYPKDIILKIRKKVSDKNKIFAIHASERIREDIDFILDLKPTFLVHMLKATDSDLERVREENVSIVVTPKSNSQFSTVPHISRLLNYRINVAIGTDNGMFTAPSIRSEMEYLYRISNLYGHIDPIEILKMSTVNALKILKQNPLEVGKKVSGMFFKSSPYKIVSDPFLEPFTLF; translated from the coding sequence ATGAAATTCAGTGGCATTATATTATGGAATGACAAAGTAATACAAGGTACGGTAGAGATTGAGAATGAAACGGTTATTGACCTCACTCCTAAAAAGTCAGATGCTTTAAATGGTGTTTTTTTACCCTATTTTATAAACATGCATACGCATCTTGGAGATTCTTTCATTATGGAAGAACCGGTAGGATCTATATCTGATATAGTTGGTCCAGGTGGATTAAAAGCGAGAGCGCTGGAACATGTAAACAAGAAGAGACAACAAATTGAAATAGTGAATAACCTAAAGATCATGGCTAAAGAGCATGTTTCTACTTTTTTGGATTTTAGAGAGCAGGGTATTTACGGGATCGAGTTATTAAAAGAAGTTTTACCGGACACGCTGAATTGCTTGATATTATCCAGGCCCGCAAAAAACGATGAATTCAATGCAAAAGAAATAGATGCGTTGTTAGATAACTCTGCAGGAATCGGGCTTAGCTCAATATCAGATTATCCTAAAGATATAATTTTAAAAATCAGAAAAAAAGTCTCAGATAAAAACAAGATTTTTGCGATACATGCCAGCGAAAGAATAAGAGAAGACATAGATTTTATATTAGATTTAAAACCTACATTTTTAGTGCACATGCTAAAAGCCACAGACTCAGATCTAGAGCGAGTAAGAGAGGAAAACGTATCTATTGTTGTCACGCCCAAATCCAATAGTCAGTTCAGTACAGTACCACATATATCACGATTGTTAAATTACAGGATAAATGTGGCGATAGGAACGGATAATGGCATGTTCACAGCACCTTCTATAAGATCTGAAATGGAGTATTTATATCGTATATCCAATCTCTATGGTCACATAGACCCCATCGAGATCCTGAAAATGAGCACGGTAAACGCATTAAAGATCCTGAAACAAAATCCGCTGGAAGTAGGCAAAAAAGTTTCAGGCATGTTTTTCAAATCCAGTCCTTATAAGATTGTCTCTGATCCATTTTTAGAACCGTTTACGCTATTTTGA